In one Chitinophaga sancti genomic region, the following are encoded:
- a CDS encoding pirin family protein codes for MAKTILHKAATRGHAAHGWLDSHHTFSFAGYYNADRMSFGALRVLNDDIVAGGRGFDTHPHDNMEIISIPLEGDLEHKDNLGNKIVIKQGDIQVMSTGTGVFHSEYNANADRPAKFLQIWVFPNQLNVQPRYDQITPDLTQKNQLHQVLSPYPDDAGTWIYQAAWFNLGRFDKDFATSYQIQKPGNGVYAFVIKGRFDINGQVLDARDGFGIWDTDSFSLTALESDAEILLMDVPLKP; via the coding sequence ATGGCAAAGACAATTCTTCATAAAGCAGCTACCAGGGGACATGCCGCACACGGCTGGCTCGATAGCCACCACACTTTCAGTTTCGCAGGTTATTATAATGCTGACAGAATGAGCTTCGGCGCGCTGCGCGTACTCAATGATGACATTGTAGCCGGTGGCCGTGGTTTTGACACCCACCCACACGACAATATGGAAATCATCAGCATCCCCCTGGAAGGAGACCTTGAACACAAGGACAACCTGGGTAACAAAATCGTTATCAAACAGGGCGACATACAGGTAATGAGCACCGGAACCGGCGTATTCCACAGTGAATACAATGCTAACGCTGATCGTCCGGCCAAATTTCTGCAGATCTGGGTATTTCCTAACCAACTGAATGTGCAACCAAGGTACGACCAGATCACACCCGATCTGACACAGAAGAACCAGCTCCACCAGGTACTGAGCCCCTACCCTGACGATGCGGGTACCTGGATTTACCAGGCAGCATGGTTCAACTTAGGTCGCTTTGACAAGGACTTTGCTACCAGCTATCAAATTCAGAAACCAGGCAATGGCGTGTATGCATTCGTGATTAAAGGTCGTTTTGACATTAACGGCCAGGTATTGGATGCGAGAGATGGTTTTGGGATCTGGGATACAGACAGTTTTTCACTCACGGCTTTAGAAAGTGACGCAGAAATATTGTTGATGGATGTACCTTTAAAACCGTAA
- a CDS encoding nitroreductase family protein, with protein sequence MSSVKTAQTSHKVLDLIKERWSPRSYSAQPVTEEEVLTILEGASWAPSANNSQPWRYVYALAGTPGFDKLYSALMPGNQPWAKNAAALVLSIGIRELPDLEQKNHYYAHDTGMSNAFLLLQADSMGINGHVMAGFHKQQIAESLELLPTEEPLVIIALGRRDEAEKLEEPYKSRELAPRTRKPLSEFTKLA encoded by the coding sequence ATGTCATCAGTTAAGACCGCACAGACATCACACAAGGTATTGGATTTAATTAAAGAACGCTGGAGCCCACGTTCTTACTCAGCACAGCCAGTGACAGAAGAAGAAGTACTGACTATCCTGGAAGGTGCCAGCTGGGCACCAAGTGCAAACAATTCCCAGCCATGGCGCTACGTGTATGCATTAGCGGGTACACCGGGTTTTGACAAACTGTATTCTGCCCTAATGCCGGGTAATCAGCCATGGGCAAAGAATGCAGCCGCTTTGGTACTGAGCATAGGGATCAGGGAACTGCCAGACCTGGAGCAGAAGAATCATTACTATGCACACGACACGGGTATGAGTAATGCATTCCTGCTGTTACAGGCAGATAGCATGGGGATCAATGGTCACGTGATGGCAGGTTTCCATAAACAGCAGATTGCTGAATCACTGGAACTGCTGCCTACTGAAGAACCACTGGTGATCATCGCCCTGGGTCGCAGAGACGAAGCGGAGAAACTGGAAGAGCCATACAAATCAAGAGAGCTGGCACCAAGAACACGGAAGCCACTTTCTGAATTTACCAAACTGGCTTAA
- a CDS encoding pirin family protein produces the protein MKKDITHILAGKAKNITATQTVLQPLPHADFRFASPFIVLHHGGPDVIPKGSDSRIHPHPHRGFAPVTFQLQGQAHHKDSFGNDQLLNAGDAQWMFAGKGILHSEGPSEQEHRDGGVEEILQLWVNVPVANKWDDPKYQFAPKASMPVVLDHLRLVSGSFDGQTGPVNISYTPVIAAVGEVPADKTLKFNVSPAYWTLVYIAHGSVKVNEDVLVKEHNLIVFDKTGDEFTITTTENTQLLFLSGEVIDEPVAAKDNFVMGSMAEVDQAIEDYKNGLFGTLNY, from the coding sequence ATGAAAAAGGACATCACCCATATACTTGCCGGCAAGGCCAAAAACATCACCGCTACACAGACGGTGCTGCAACCCCTGCCCCACGCAGATTTCCGGTTTGCAAGCCCTTTTATCGTATTGCATCATGGCGGTCCGGATGTGATTCCTAAAGGATCTGACAGCCGTATTCATCCGCATCCGCACAGGGGGTTTGCGCCTGTTACCTTTCAATTACAGGGGCAGGCACATCACAAAGACAGTTTTGGCAATGATCAGTTGCTGAATGCAGGCGATGCTCAATGGATGTTTGCAGGCAAAGGGATCCTTCATAGTGAAGGTCCTTCAGAACAGGAACACCGGGATGGTGGTGTGGAAGAGATCCTGCAATTATGGGTGAATGTACCTGTGGCAAATAAATGGGATGACCCGAAATACCAGTTCGCGCCAAAGGCTTCTATGCCTGTGGTACTGGATCACCTGAGATTGGTGAGTGGTAGTTTTGATGGTCAGACAGGACCAGTCAATATTTCATATACACCAGTAATAGCTGCTGTGGGCGAGGTTCCGGCAGACAAGACCCTGAAATTTAATGTAAGCCCGGCATACTGGACTTTAGTATATATCGCGCATGGCAGTGTGAAAGTGAATGAGGATGTTTTGGTAAAAGAACATAATTTAATTGTGTTTGATAAAACAGGTGATGAATTCACGATCACGACTACTGAAAATACGCAGCTGCTCTTTCTTTCCGGCGAAGTGATTGACGAACCGGTAGCTGCAAAGGATAATTTTGTGATGGGTTCGATGGCAGAGGTAGACCAGGCTATCGAGGATTATAAAAATGGGCTTTTCGGCACACTGAACTATTAG
- a CDS encoding ring-cleaving dioxygenase, protein MEDRILGLHHITAIADNAKRNLDFYTNTLGVRFVKKTVNFDDPGTYHFYFGNETGTPGTILTFFPWEGIGKGTTGTGMATEIGYAVPEGSLEFWAARFKERGVKHGEIAERFGELYLPLEDPDGLKLNLIVPKNGDDRTAWETADVKAAHATKGFHNVTLNLRSIGPTATVLTEILGYQPQGVEGNRHRFVTDAIGNANIVDLIESPKESAGKNAAGTNHHVAFRVKNDEILMKFREKVMKKGLNITPKIDRDYFFSLYFREPGGVLFELATDNPGFTVDEPLEELGKNLKLPAQYRTMRGEIEKVLPPLQ, encoded by the coding sequence ATGGAAGATAGAATCTTAGGATTGCATCATATTACTGCAATCGCGGACAATGCTAAGCGCAACCTTGACTTTTATACCAATACACTGGGTGTACGGTTCGTAAAAAAGACCGTAAACTTTGATGATCCCGGTACTTACCACTTCTATTTCGGTAATGAAACAGGCACTCCGGGTACCATCCTCACTTTCTTTCCCTGGGAAGGCATTGGCAAAGGCACTACCGGCACCGGTATGGCGACTGAAATAGGCTATGCTGTACCTGAAGGCAGTCTTGAGTTCTGGGCAGCCCGCTTTAAAGAACGGGGTGTGAAACATGGTGAAATAGCAGAACGCTTTGGTGAACTGTACCTGCCGCTGGAAGATCCGGATGGGTTGAAACTGAACCTGATCGTGCCTAAGAATGGCGATGACCGTACAGCATGGGAAACGGCCGATGTAAAGGCAGCCCACGCAACCAAAGGTTTTCATAATGTGACATTGAACCTGCGCAGCATTGGCCCCACTGCCACTGTGCTGACTGAGATATTAGGTTATCAGCCACAGGGCGTGGAAGGAAACAGGCACCGTTTTGTAACCGACGCTATTGGTAATGCAAACATCGTGGACCTGATTGAATCTCCGAAAGAGTCAGCAGGTAAAAATGCAGCAGGTACCAATCACCACGTGGCTTTCCGGGTTAAGAACGATGAGATCCTGATGAAATTCCGGGAAAAAGTGATGAAGAAAGGCTTGAACATTACACCTAAAATTGACAGGGATTATTTCTTCTCTTTATATTTCAGGGAACCAGGTGGCGTGCTGTTTGAATTAGCGACGGACAACCCGGGATTCACGGTGGATGAACCTTTGGAGGAGTTGGGGAAGAACCTGAAACTGCCTGCGCAGTACCGGACGATGAGAGGGGAGATTGAAAAAGTGTTGCCGCCATTACAGTAA
- a CDS encoding GNAT family N-acetyltransferase: MEEVVIRLNQKNHGAFYLMLDNEQVGEMVIGIENGVLTAYHTEIHYTQEGKGLAKHLLDGMVAYARTHQLKVKPLCAYVHAQFKKHPEEYADLWLQE; the protein is encoded by the coding sequence ATGGAAGAAGTTGTGATCAGACTTAACCAGAAAAATCATGGTGCTTTTTACCTGATGCTGGATAACGAACAGGTAGGTGAAATGGTAATTGGAATTGAAAATGGCGTGCTCACTGCTTATCATACAGAAATTCATTATACCCAGGAAGGTAAAGGGCTGGCAAAGCATTTACTGGATGGAATGGTGGCTTATGCAAGAACACATCAATTGAAGGTGAAACCTCTGTGTGCGTATGTGCATGCACAGTTTAAGAAGCATCCTGAAGAGTATGCGGATCTGTGGTTGCAGGAGTAG
- a CDS encoding alpha/beta hydrolase, with product MTHQKNIVTAGVPLAQAKKALIMIHGRGATAQDIISLATYLNVGDYALIAPQASGHTWYPYSFMAPVAQNEPGLSSAITVINSIVDDILKAGIPASNIYFMGFSQGACLTLEYVTRHAQPYGGVVAFTGGLIGAEPDLANYHGDFNGTPVFIGSSDPDMHVPVTRVRESEKILKNMGADITVKLYPGMGHTVSQDEVETANKLVFK from the coding sequence ATGACGCATCAGAAAAATATAGTAACAGCAGGAGTGCCACTCGCACAGGCGAAAAAAGCCCTCATCATGATTCATGGACGTGGGGCCACTGCACAGGATATTATTTCCCTGGCCACTTATCTTAATGTAGGTGACTATGCATTAATTGCCCCACAGGCAAGCGGCCATACCTGGTATCCTTATTCATTCATGGCTCCTGTTGCCCAGAATGAACCAGGACTGAGTTCAGCCATTACTGTGATCAATTCCATCGTGGACGATATATTGAAAGCCGGCATTCCCGCTTCCAATATCTACTTCATGGGATTCTCACAAGGAGCCTGTCTCACGCTGGAATACGTAACCCGCCATGCACAACCTTACGGTGGTGTAGTCGCTTTCACCGGTGGCTTAATTGGTGCGGAACCGGATCTGGCTAATTATCACGGCGACTTTAATGGCACCCCCGTGTTCATTGGCAGCAGCGATCCGGATATGCATGTGCCGGTGACGAGGGTGCGTGAGAGTGAAAAAATCTTAAAAAATATGGGTGCGGATATCACAGTAAAGTTATACCCGGGTATGGGCCATACCGTGAGCCAGGACGAAGTGGAAACCGCGAATAAGCTGGTATTCAAATAA
- a CDS encoding Crp/Fnr family transcriptional regulator: MFEALDEFVSKYIRLTAEETEIFHSLLEYRKVKKKHFLLREGEICQFEAFILKGCIRTYYVDKSGTETILNFAVEGWWVSDLSSFSEQTPSTQNIETLEDSELLVINYENKKILFDVIPAFEKVFRILVQRSLGVLQQRFYAGISQTAEERYLAFIEKYPQVVQRVPQHQIARYIGVSPEFLSKVRSTLYKKP, translated from the coding sequence ATGTTTGAAGCACTAGACGAGTTTGTCTCGAAATACATTCGCCTCACCGCTGAAGAAACGGAGATCTTCCATTCCTTGCTGGAATACAGAAAGGTAAAAAAGAAACATTTCCTGTTGAGAGAGGGGGAGATCTGCCAGTTTGAAGCATTCATCCTGAAAGGCTGTATCCGTACTTATTATGTAGATAAAAGCGGTACCGAAACAATACTGAATTTTGCGGTAGAAGGGTGGTGGGTGAGTGATCTCAGCTCTTTTTCAGAACAAACGCCTTCCACACAGAATATAGAAACGCTGGAAGATAGTGAGCTGTTAGTGATCAATTATGAAAATAAGAAGATCCTGTTTGATGTAATTCCTGCATTTGAGAAGGTCTTTCGCATCCTGGTGCAGCGCTCATTGGGGGTATTGCAGCAGCGCTTTTATGCAGGTATTTCCCAGACAGCAGAAGAGCGCTATCTGGCTTTTATTGAAAAATACCCTCAAGTCGTACAGCGGGTACCACAACACCAGATAGCGCGATATATTGGTGTATCTCCGGAGTTTCTGAGTAAGGTGCGGAGTACCTTATATAAGAAACCTTAA
- a CDS encoding four-helix bundle copper-binding protein, whose product MMNEQQYQECINACMECANTCDYCASACLNEANVANLRNCIRLDLECAAICRTAAEVMSLNGRFSEQICNLCAEVCHACADECQRHAEMGMEHCRECAEMCRKCAAACEEMAHHAVR is encoded by the coding sequence ATGATGAATGAACAACAATACCAGGAATGTATCAATGCATGCATGGAATGTGCCAATACATGTGATTATTGCGCTTCAGCCTGCCTGAATGAAGCCAATGTAGCGAACTTACGGAACTGTATACGTTTGGATTTGGAATGTGCTGCGATATGCCGTACGGCCGCGGAGGTGATGAGTTTGAATGGAAGGTTTAGCGAGCAGATATGTAATTTATGTGCGGAAGTGTGCCATGCCTGTGCTGATGAATGTCAAAGACATGCAGAGATGGGAATGGAGCATTGCAGGGAGTGTGCGGAGATGTGCAGGAAATGTGCTGCGGCGTGTGAAGAGATGGCGCATCATGCGGTTAGATAA
- a CDS encoding 4'-phosphopantetheinyl transferase family protein — translation MMNDGMIGNDIVDLRTAAVESNWRRPNYLSKIFTPKEQSLITNDQSVWRLWSAKEAVYKIINRATLQRRYAPLSITYHTPGSFLYEEKEYFIQTEVTEEFIHTIAVTNPELFPQIEVFTDPSTKYCKDEHGLPMIDDQPVSISHHGRYWAMVKQKFI, via the coding sequence ATGATGAATGACGGCATGATAGGAAACGATATTGTAGACCTGCGCACTGCCGCTGTGGAGAGTAATTGGCGAAGACCCAATTACCTCTCCAAAATTTTCACACCAAAAGAACAGTCGCTGATTACAAACGATCAATCCGTCTGGCGCTTATGGAGTGCCAAAGAAGCAGTGTATAAAATCATCAACAGGGCTACTTTGCAACGCCGCTACGCTCCCTTATCTATCACTTATCACACACCAGGATCATTTCTATACGAGGAGAAAGAATACTTTATCCAAACTGAAGTGACTGAAGAATTCATCCATACCATTGCAGTCACAAATCCAGAATTATTTCCACAAATAGAGGTGTTCACCGATCCCTCAACTAAGTACTGTAAAGATGAACATGGATTGCCCATGATAGATGATCAACCAGTATCAATCAGCCATCATGGGCGTTATTGGGCGATGGTAAAACAAAAGTTTATCTAA
- a CDS encoding acyl carrier protein, which translates to MDKETLIAELKAIVKPYAKDEEALANINENTDFITDLKINSANLVDVILDVEEKYNIVIDNESMEKMVNVKAAMDIIESKLG; encoded by the coding sequence ATGGATAAAGAAACTTTAATTGCCGAACTGAAAGCGATCGTAAAACCATATGCAAAGGATGAAGAAGCCCTGGCTAACATCAATGAGAATACGGATTTTATCACTGATCTGAAGATCAATTCTGCAAACCTGGTAGATGTGATCCTGGATGTGGAAGAGAAGTATAATATCGTGATTGATAATGAATCTATGGAAAAGATGGTAAATGTAAAAGCCGCGATGGACATTATTGAATCAAAGTTGGGGTAG
- a CDS encoding beta-ketoacyl-[acyl-carrier-protein] synthase family protein translates to MSNRVVITGLGIAAPNGVGIPAFTQAIKTGTSGIRHVPQLAELQFSCQIAGKPDIPEELQLQYLDPLELRNFNSSGILYGLIAGIDAWKDASLKISASDTPDWESGVIFGAGSSGLDKLREAIYKVDALQVRRLGSTVVPQTMASGISAWLGGKLGLGNQVTTNSSACTTGAESVLMAFERIKNGQATRMLAGSTSDAGPYIWGGFDALKVCTYKHNDCPAQGSRPMSASASGFVPGSGAGALVLESLDSALARGATIYAEVLGGHVNSGGQRGDGTMTAPNSIAVQRCITQAMAQAGITGKDIDAINGHLTATGKDSLEVENWSRALGRAGKDFPYINALKGMVGHCLSGSGSIELVASVLQLKEGFLFPNINCEDLHPEISAIIDESCVPRELLNVNLKIIAKASFGFGDVNACVILKKYING, encoded by the coding sequence ATGAGCAATCGGGTTGTAATAACAGGATTAGGCATTGCCGCTCCAAACGGAGTGGGCATACCAGCCTTTACCCAGGCCATCAAAACTGGCACCTCCGGTATCCGTCACGTACCGCAATTAGCAGAATTGCAGTTCTCCTGTCAGATCGCCGGCAAACCCGACATACCAGAAGAATTGCAATTACAATACCTCGACCCGCTCGAACTCCGCAATTTCAATAGCAGTGGTATTTTATACGGCCTCATTGCCGGCATCGATGCCTGGAAAGATGCCAGCCTGAAGATTTCCGCCAGCGACACCCCTGACTGGGAAAGTGGCGTCATCTTTGGCGCAGGATCTTCCGGCCTTGATAAACTCAGAGAAGCTATCTACAAAGTAGACGCCCTCCAGGTACGCCGTTTAGGCAGCACCGTCGTTCCTCAAACCATGGCCAGCGGCATCAGTGCCTGGCTGGGTGGCAAACTGGGCCTCGGCAACCAGGTCACTACAAATTCATCGGCCTGCACCACCGGCGCTGAATCTGTACTCATGGCTTTTGAACGTATTAAAAACGGCCAGGCCACCCGCATGCTCGCCGGTAGCACCAGCGATGCAGGTCCTTACATCTGGGGCGGCTTCGATGCTCTTAAAGTATGTACCTATAAACATAACGACTGCCCTGCACAAGGTTCACGCCCCATGAGCGCATCAGCCAGCGGGTTTGTGCCCGGCAGTGGGGCAGGGGCCTTAGTCCTGGAATCACTGGATAGTGCATTGGCAAGAGGCGCTACCATCTACGCCGAAGTACTCGGCGGCCACGTAAACAGCGGAGGTCAAAGAGGCGATGGTACCATGACAGCGCCCAACAGCATAGCTGTACAACGTTGCATTACACAAGCCATGGCGCAGGCGGGTATAACTGGTAAGGATATAGATGCCATCAACGGTCACCTGACTGCCACCGGCAAAGATTCCCTGGAAGTTGAAAACTGGAGCAGAGCCCTGGGCCGTGCCGGAAAAGATTTCCCCTATATCAATGCCCTGAAAGGCATGGTAGGCCACTGCCTGAGTGGGTCCGGCAGTATTGAACTGGTGGCCTCAGTGTTGCAACTGAAAGAAGGCTTCCTGTTCCCTAATATCAATTGCGAAGACCTGCATCCTGAAATAAGTGCTATTATTGATGAGTCTTGTGTGCCCCGTGAATTATTAAATGTAAATTTAAAGATCATCGCCAAGGCAAGTTTTGGATTTGGAGATGTCAATGCCTGTGTAATCTTGAAAAAATATATAAATGGATAA
- a CDS encoding 3-hydroxyacyl-ACP dehydratase FabZ family protein: MTTHDILNYLPYSPPFLFVDGLDYIDCDKVVGHFTYHADMDFYKGHFKGFPVTPGVVLTETMAQIGLVCLGIYLKGVVPEGSGMAFGLTSTEIEFMHPVFPGEKVTVTSEKQFFRFGKLKCKVSMRNAAGREVCAGMIAGMVMAKPLQSE, from the coding sequence ATGACTACACACGACATACTTAATTACCTGCCTTATTCTCCGCCATTCCTCTTTGTAGATGGCCTGGATTATATTGATTGTGATAAGGTGGTAGGACATTTTACGTATCATGCCGACATGGATTTTTATAAAGGGCATTTTAAAGGGTTTCCTGTTACCCCCGGGGTGGTTCTCACAGAAACGATGGCCCAGATTGGCCTGGTCTGCCTGGGGATTTATCTCAAAGGTGTGGTGCCCGAAGGCTCAGGCATGGCGTTTGGACTGACCTCTACAGAAATTGAATTCATGCACCCGGTTTTTCCCGGTGAGAAGGTGACAGTGACGTCGGAGAAACAGTTTTTTAGGTTTGGGAAATTGAAGTGTAAAGTTAGTATGCGCAATGCAGCGGGCAGAGAGGTGTGTGCCGGGATGATTGCTGGGATGGTGATGGCGAAACCGCTTCAGTCGGAATAG
- a CDS encoding type III polyketide synthase, with product MSVKIQSVAKALPPYTRTTEEIMPFLDLWLSGQEDRFARKVKKIFENAAVDRRYSIMGPEDVFTKTSFEEKNDLYVREVIKLGRECLEGALTKAGLSPQSLDYIITVSCTGIMIPSLDAYLINALQLKQDIVRLPVTEMGCAAGISGMIYAKKFLQANPGKRAAVIAVESPTATFQLDDFSMPNIVSAAIFGDGAACVILSSHPDDEGPEILGEEMYHFYEAEHLMGFHLTNTGLQMVLDVEVPDQIAAHFPDIIHPFLSRNGFTIEDIQHFIFHPGGKKIIQTVEGLFQELGKNIDDTKEVLRLYGNMSSATVLYVLERFMDKKLPAGERGLMLSFGPGFSAQRILLEW from the coding sequence ATGAGTGTAAAAATTCAGTCGGTAGCAAAAGCTTTGCCGCCATATACCCGTACTACAGAAGAGATCATGCCTTTCCTGGATCTGTGGTTGTCCGGACAGGAGGATCGTTTTGCCAGGAAGGTGAAGAAGATTTTTGAGAATGCAGCGGTGGATAGAAGGTATTCTATCATGGGGCCGGAAGATGTGTTTACGAAGACCAGCTTCGAAGAAAAGAATGACCTGTACGTGAGGGAAGTGATCAAACTGGGCAGGGAGTGCCTGGAAGGAGCACTGACGAAAGCAGGGTTATCTCCGCAGTCACTGGATTATATTATCACGGTGAGTTGCACAGGTATCATGATCCCTTCACTGGATGCTTACCTGATCAATGCCTTGCAGTTAAAACAAGACATCGTTCGCCTGCCGGTAACAGAGATGGGTTGTGCTGCTGGTATCTCCGGGATGATCTACGCCAAGAAATTCCTGCAGGCAAATCCCGGCAAGAGAGCGGCGGTAATAGCCGTAGAATCTCCTACCGCTACCTTCCAGCTGGATGATTTTTCAATGCCCAATATCGTGAGTGCGGCTATCTTCGGAGATGGTGCGGCCTGTGTAATATTGTCCTCTCATCCTGATGATGAAGGACCTGAAATATTGGGCGAGGAGATGTATCATTTTTACGAAGCTGAGCACCTGATGGGGTTCCACCTAACAAACACCGGTTTGCAAATGGTGTTGGATGTGGAGGTACCGGATCAGATAGCGGCGCATTTCCCGGATATTATTCATCCTTTTTTATCAAGGAATGGTTTTACGATAGAGGATATACAACATTTTATATTCCATCCCGGTGGTAAGAAGATCATTCAGACGGTGGAGGGATTGTTCCAGGAATTGGGAAAGAATATAGATGATACGAAGGAGGTGCTGCGCTTGTATGGCAATATGTCTAGTGCTACCGTGCTGTATGTTTTGGAGCGGTTTATGGACAAGAAACTACCGGCAGGAGAGCGGGGTTTGATGCTTAGTTTTGGACCGGGATTCTCTGCGCAGCGGATCCTCCTGGAGTGGTAA
- a CDS encoding methyltransferase domain-containing protein, whose translation MINTSQRTSAPEIMDDFQMEGDTLRQTLDEIAGINQLLGGNRITVQGVRQLLQSIPVDKTVSIVDLGCGNGDMLRTLALKCRKEGRSVKFIGVDANRFTIAHAITLSADYPEIIYHCTDIFSAEFAASKYDIVLCTLTLHHFAEAALKSLLQLLLRNARIGIVINDLHRSRIAYYLFCLFSFVWGLGPMAKEDGRISILRGFKRKELIALAKTLNIVQYTLRWKWAYRYQWIISNL comes from the coding sequence ATGATCAATACCAGTCAAAGAACATCCGCACCAGAGATCATGGACGACTTCCAGATGGAAGGCGACACCCTGCGACAAACGCTCGATGAAATAGCAGGCATCAACCAGTTACTTGGAGGTAACCGTATAACAGTACAGGGGGTACGTCAATTACTGCAATCCATCCCCGTAGATAAAACCGTTAGTATAGTAGATCTGGGTTGTGGTAATGGCGACATGCTGCGTACACTGGCGCTTAAATGCCGCAAAGAAGGCCGCTCTGTTAAATTCATTGGTGTAGATGCGAATCGTTTCACCATCGCTCACGCCATCACCCTGTCTGCTGATTATCCTGAAATCATTTATCATTGCACAGATATATTCTCTGCAGAATTTGCAGCAAGCAAATACGACATTGTTCTTTGTACACTGACATTACATCATTTTGCAGAAGCAGCACTGAAATCCCTGCTGCAATTGCTCTTGCGCAATGCCCGCATTGGCATCGTGATCAATGACCTGCATCGTAGCAGGATAGCTTACTACTTATTTTGCCTGTTCAGTTTTGTGTGGGGCCTTGGCCCAATGGCAAAGGAAGATGGCAGGATCTCCATTCTCCGTGGTTTTAAAAGAAAAGAACTGATCGCATTGGCTAAGACCTTAAATATCGTTCAATATACCCTCAGGTGGAAATGGGCTTACCGCTACCAGTGGATAATATCAAATTTATGA
- a CDS encoding NAD(P)/FAD-dependent oxidoreductase: MQPVREVIIVGGGLAGLTAAIHLSKAGLHVTVVEKHPYPRHKVCGEYISNEVLPYLQWLDADPAVLSPALIERVCISTVAGRKVETRLPLGGFGISRFALDAFLMGKAVNNGVRLLQDTVTNISFVKEQFAIETVANGTLFATHAIGAYGKRAALDQQLNRDFWEKKSPWLAVKAHYEGDFPDGLVALHNFRGGYCGVSKVEKNIINICYLAGYEVFKNYKNIDEHRREVLYENKFLKEIFENSAPLFERPLTISQISFSEKKKVDQHILMTGDTAGLIHPLCGNGMAMAISSAQLAAQQVLQDQPRLEMEKGYIKKWNEQFAKRMKTGSLLSSVFTHPWLSGVTMGTVVAMPALLPFIIRQTHGKPLSV, from the coding sequence ATGCAACCAGTTCGCGAAGTTATAATTGTGGGTGGTGGACTGGCAGGCCTGACCGCCGCTATTCATCTGTCAAAAGCAGGGTTGCATGTAACTGTCGTCGAGAAGCATCCTTACCCTAGGCACAAAGTATGTGGAGAGTACATCTCTAACGAAGTATTGCCCTATTTACAATGGCTGGATGCCGACCCTGCTGTACTGTCACCTGCCCTCATTGAAAGGGTATGTATTTCCACAGTTGCCGGCAGGAAAGTGGAAACCCGCCTTCCGCTCGGCGGCTTCGGTATCAGTCGCTTTGCATTGGATGCCTTCCTGATGGGAAAGGCTGTGAACAATGGTGTCAGGCTGCTGCAGGATACAGTGACGAATATTTCTTTTGTAAAAGAACAGTTTGCAATCGAAACGGTAGCAAACGGTACATTGTTTGCCACTCATGCCATCGGTGCTTACGGAAAAAGAGCGGCGCTGGACCAGCAGCTGAACAGGGATTTCTGGGAAAAGAAATCACCCTGGCTGGCAGTCAAAGCTCATTACGAGGGAGATTTTCCGGATGGCCTGGTTGCCTTACATAATTTCAGGGGAGGCTATTGTGGTGTGTCAAAAGTGGAGAAGAATATCATTAATATCTGCTACCTGGCAGGTTACGAAGTGTTTAAGAATTATAAGAATATCGATGAGCACCGCCGGGAAGTACTTTACGAAAATAAATTTCTGAAAGAGATCTTTGAGAACAGTGCGCCTTTGTTCGAGCGGCCATTGACCATCAGCCAGATTTCTTTTTCTGAGAAAAAGAAAGTGGATCAGCATATATTGATGACTGGAGATACCGCCGGTTTGATCCATCCGCTTTGCGGGAATGGAATGGCGATGGCGATTAGCAGCGCGCAGCTGGCTGCACAACAGGTACTGCAGGACCAGCCAAGACTTGAAATGGAAAAGGGGTATATAAAGAAATGGAATGAGCAGTTTGCAAAACGAATGAAAACAGGCAGTTTGCTTTCTTCAGTATTTACGCATCCATGGCTTTCTGGGGTGACAATGGGAACAGTGGTGGCAATGCCTGCGCTATTGCCGTTTATAATAAGGCAAACGCATGGAAAGCCATTAAGTGTGTAA